The region GTTTCTCAATGACGGAAAGGTGTAGTAGTAGTTTGCCGTGGCTTGAAATTTTTGAAAACCGATATTCGCACCGATCGCGGGAAACGAGACATTATAGTCTGCGGTTATGTATTCCCCCTTTGTGGGGTCACCAGCATTATAGCGGCAAGGTTCAGAAGGTTCGCCCTTCGCTATGAGGTCGAGAAGCGAGTATTTCACCGAACAATTTTGCCGCGTATCGCGAACAAACGTAGCGCCGAGCCCGGAAATGCGGACCCGTTGATCCGGCCGCAGAAGTTCTTTGATAAGCAGGCTTTCAAATTTGAAAAGCCGCACATCCTCGAACCGGTACCTGAGGAAGAAGAGGCTGCGATTCTTTCGACTGATGGTGCGGCTGGTTTCTGCCGAGACCGCAAACCGGTTAATCGTCGGGTCTCCCGCCGGCATTCCAAAATCATCTATCGGATTGCCTTTCTCATCTACCCGTTGAACGATGCCGAAGGTCCCGCGATCAAAAGCCGAGCGAAAGAAGCGTGTAACGGTCGAATCACGCTGGTACAAGGCGCTGATCGTAAGCGGTGCAAAGCGCTTGCCTTTGTCACGCATGAACCTCGGATGGACGAAGTCGAACTGCACCAATTGCTGGCGTTGGCTGACACGCACACGTGCTCCGCCCTGCCAGAGATTTCCAAGTAGATTGATGTGCCGGATGTCAAAAAAGCCGTCGAGTCCAAGATCGGTCGAGAATCCACCGCCGTATGTCATCAGTCGCGGCGGTTGTTCCTCAAGGTTGACAATGATATCGGTCAAACGGGTTCCGTTTGGTCCGTCGCCTGCCGGTTGCGGTTTGATCTCAACTCGAGAAAAAGCGTCTGTTCCATACAGATTCTGTTCACTGGTATATATCTCAGCGGCACGTAACAGATCGTCCGAACGCAACGTCAATGCCTTCAGCACGGCTTCGGTTTTTGTGTTTTCATTGCCGTTTATGAGAATACGCCGGATAACGACCTTCTTGCCTTCGGCATCGACGCTGAACTCGATCTTTACGTTCTCTTTATCCGCATCGGCGGGTAGCTCGATCATTTTTGAGGTAATGCGGGCATCGTAATAACCGAGGTTAGAGTAGTATTCGCGAAGTTTTTGAACGGCATTCCGTTCCCTAGCTCGAGAGTAATTTCTGGCGGTGATGGATGGCAGTTGAGCGAGCAGGTCGTCAGTTGGAATCGCAGCATTTCCGCTGATGCTGACATCGCTGACCACGGTCGGCAGGCCTTCATCGATCACGAATGTGATTATCAGGTCGTCGCCGTTCAGCGATACACCCTGATTGACGCGTACCTCGGCATCACGGTAACCAAGTTCCGACATCAGAGATCTTATAGTCGCAGCGTCTTGTTCGAGGATCGTGGCACTCGTATATCCGTTGCCGTAGCCAAGGACCGGAATCACGCCGAGAATATTTGCTACTTGTGATGTCAGAACGGTCTGCACATCTTCGATGGTCAATTTGTCCGTGCCCTTGATCAGGATCTTTGTCAGCGTAAGTTTGCGGTTTGGATCGACGCCGTATTTTACCTGTATTTCGCGACCCGTCAGTTCGGCACCACCCAGGAATCTGCACAAAGTGTCCGAATCGTTTGGAAGCGGTGTATTCTCATCGTCCGCCAGCGTCGGTGTCGAAGAGCACGCGGGAGTTACCTCGGCAAAGAAGTAGCCTTTTTCTTGATAGTAATTTTCGAGACGGAGTTTACCTTCAATTATAGAGGCATAATCGAGTGTTCCTTCCCGTTTAATAGGAAGCAGTGAAATTTGAGTGCCGCCGGTGATCTTTTTCTTTTCGGGTGTTTCGATAACGACATCAACTATCGGTCCGACCTTGCCCGCTAGGACGATAAGTATCGTGTTTGTATCGCCGTCATACGTAACCTTTGGATCGTCGAGCTGCGGAGCAAGAAATTTGTCTTTTTTCAGAAAGTTGCGGACCTTTACTACATCACCTAGCATACGTTCGCGCGAATATTCTTCGCCCTTACGCAGTTTCAAAAGCTCCGGCGGCAGAGTCTTGTTGTACCCCTCGATATTGACAACAAAATCGCTCACAGTCGCCTGAGCGTTTGGTGTTACCTTGAATGTAACGCCAACATCAGCCTGATTTTGCAGCGGCCGACGCTCATATGTAACTTCCGATCTGTAAAATCCTTTTTCGCGCAGGTAAGCAAGAATCTCATCGGCGCTGTTGCGAAGGGTTTGCTCGGTAACGGCCGAGCCGGGAGTTATCAAGTTAAGCTTAAAGAGCAGATCTTGCTCCGTGATAGGATCGCCAACTGTTTTATCAACAACTATTGATACCTTTTGAGCCTGTGCTTTTCGCTTTATATTAAAAACTAGATCGACATTTCCGGCAGCGTCGAGCGAGGCTGAGACACTAACCGTTTCAATCTTTTTGGTTTTGTATAAGGCGTCGATCGCGTCTCTGATCCGAGGCGCCGAATAAGTCGAACCAACCTGCTCGCGAGCCGTCAGCTTGTACTCTTCTAAAAGCTGAGTGTTGCTGTCAGTTTCGCCGAAGCTTATATTGATGTTGCCTATCGGACGTTTTTCATATTTATTTTGTCCAAACGAAGTGGTTGCCGATGACAATACAATAATAAAGAACGTAGCCACGCACAAAAGCGCGGATGCATGGGATCGCAGTGTTCTCGCCGGTTTATCGCTTCTCGTTTGCATTCAAAAATATGTCCTAAAATCTCCGGCGAAAACGAATTTCAAAACTAAAGTTGTCGCGCGTACGCGTAACGTTGCTCAATGCTCGCTGTTCGTATTGGGCTACTAATGACAGCTTGTTCGACACGCGATATTCGAGTGCGAGTATCTGATTTTGGTCCTGCGACAGGTTGGTTGCGTATGTGACCCTTAAATTCTTATTTATCTGCCGCCCGACAGTTAGCCTTGCCGACGGATTTGCAATATTCTGCCCCGAAATGATCGGATCGATCTCAAACACATTCAAGCCAAACAGCCTGTCGGTCGCTTTCCTCGCGGGATTGTTGATGATCGAATCCGTCAAAATTTCCGCAGCGGTATTGATTCCGGTCTGAGCAAACGTTGGCAGCCCGCCCGCGGTATTTGTCAGGCTTCCGGTCGTGATCAGCGATACAACATCGGCCTGAGGCAGTGCCGGGCTGGATCGTACTGTTGCTGAGAGCTGCTCGGAATCCTTGAGCGGCCCTGACAGATTGATATAGACCTGATAACCTGCGATCTCAGACTCAGCTTGAAGATTGATGACCGGTTCAACGGCGGTATCGGGCGGGAACTCAAGAACACCGCGCTGCACTTCGTATCTTTCCTTTCTAAAAAAGATCGTGCCGCTATTCGCGGTTATGCGGCCCGAAATACGCGGTTCATTCGCGTCACCCGTAAGAACGAGCGATACCGATGCCGTCAGGTCGGCGATGTTGTTCTTTACCACCAACGCGTCGCGGCCCTCGATCACCAGATCAAATCGCGGAACCGTCAACGAGCTGCCGCCTGAAGACAAAATCGGATCACGCCGTCCGCTTACCAGATTTGCAAGATCAATATCCTTTGAATAAATGCTGCGGCGAGCATAAACGCGGCCGCTGATAGTCAATTGCAAGTTCTGCACAGGATTATCGCGAACGCCGATGATCTCGAGTTGAGCATCGCCGGTCGTCATAAAATCCTTTGGCAGCGGAACGGTAACATTATTGCCGTCAAGCGAAAACCTAAATGTTTGAACCGACAAACCGTCAAGAATTCCTCCTCCGCTTCCGGTAAACTTTCCACCACCGAGGTATCCGGTTGCCTCTTCGACCTCGACCTGATTGGAGGTAAAGATCACTCGTGCCTTGAGACGTTCAATCGTAAAACGATCTGAGCCCATAAATGTCGCGACCGAGCCGTTAACGATATTTGCCGTACCGGAAAGCCTCGCCGTCGCATTTGGCCCCGACAGCCTAACCGACGTATCCGCAAAACCGCTAAAGAAGGTATCCTTCGTCAGCAAATTGAGCAGAGTAAGATTTACACGGCCATCGATCGATAGATTGTTGTTGCCGTTGTCGGTCAGTGCTTTGGTTCCGGCGATCGTCATATTCGATCCGCCGCCCGCAAACCGAGCGCTTTCAAAAATGATCTCACGCGGATTAAACCGGATAACAATAGGCTCCGCTGCGGCAAGCGGCGTTTCCTGTATTTGCAAAGCAAGCTGCGAAAACTGTGCGGTGCCTGACAAATTTGCGGCTGTATAAATGCGTTTTCCTTTGTCGTCGAGTGCCGACAGATTTCCGCCAAACTCGACACGTCCGGTTCCCGTTCCGGTGATAGGAAAATCTTTCAGCTGCTTTACGAAAGCGAGAAAAGGAGCAACAGGGCTTTGATTAAAATCTGTCGAAGCCATAAACGGCAAATTGTCATCGGCCAGATTTACCGAAGCATTTATCACTTGCGGCCGTCCGTCGAGATTTGCGGTCAGTTCGGCTGTCAACACTCGATTCACCGTTTTTCCGTTGAAAGCAATGTTGCCGAGCGAGGTTTCATTGACGGCAACATTCGGTGCAATGCCGTTAAAATTGACGTCGTATGTCGAAGGGCGGTTGTATTCTCCTGTCGCCTTTGCCGTGAAATCCAGGTCGCCGCTGATGACAGGCAAACTTACGCTCTTTGGCAAAAGTGCAAGTACGAGCGGAAGCGGAACGCCCTTACCGTTGAGATCGGCAGCAAATGCTGACGATGCACGGTCAAAATTTCCGCTTGCGTTAAGCCGTCCGGCGCCGATCTGCATCTCGCCTGTCTGCAGTTCGATCCGCGTTCCGCTAAAGCCTGCTTTGACCTTCAAATTATCAAACGCCTGCCCCGCAATTACACCATTCGCCGCAGCAAGATCGATCAATCCTGTCGCCTGTTCAGGCAAGCCCGTGATATCGACGGTTCCCGATGTGTTGCCGTTCAAGTCGCGAATCCCTTCCGGCAGATCTATCGGCAATGCGGCAAGAAGATTGCCCGCATTTATATTTGTGAGTTCTGCTTTTACCGCTACGCTGTTCGTCTTTCCGGTTGGGATACTAACAGTAAATGACGCGTTTCCGCCGCTGCTTTCCCGCAGTTTACCGTTTCGCAGTTCAGTGCCGGATGGCGATACAAATATGTCGGTTGAGACAGACCCTATCTCGCGTCCGCGCAAAGCGATCGAATCGAGCGAAGCCTTTCCATCGATCGTTGGATCGGATAAATTGCCCGTCAGCGATCCGTCAAACGTCAACTTTCCGCCGACCGCGACCTGCATCGAATCCATCTGACGCTCAAACTCGGGCGACACACCTAGAACGCGAACAAGCCGTTCGATCTCCGAAGCATCAGCCGATCTCAGTGCAAGCGTTAGATCGGAATTCTGGTCCTTTAGATCAAAACGTCCGCTTGCGTTCAGGCTGCTGTTCGCCGATCTTAGGTCGGCTGTATCGATATTAAAAAGACCATTTGCCGCGTTAAGTCTTACCTGCCCGCTGATCGGTATCAGGCCGCTGTCTGCTGTTCCTGCGTTTGCGGTGATGCCTGCATTTACGGTTCCGCTCGCCGTGCGAAAGTTCGTTCCGCTGAATGTGAGATCAATGTTCCCGGTCGTCTCGCCCTCAATAGGAATAATGCGTCCGCTTTGCAGTGCGAGAAGTTTTGAAATATCTAGGTTGGCAAAATCGCCTGTCACCGTCGATGCCGTTCTGTTGTTCAGAGCGATCTCGGCCCTGCCGTTCAACTGGCCGTTCATTACAGTCGCGGTTAGATCGTTCAAAGCTACGCGCTCATTCGTAACATTCACTTTCGATCTCGCTGCTCCAAGAGCAACACTTCCGATCGCACCGCCGCCGAGGCTCATGTCCGCGGTCACGCGATAACGGCCAGATGGTTCAAGAATGTAAACCGGCTTTTGAATTTTTACGGCTTCGAGTTTACCGCCTTGCGGCAGGTTTTTGGTTTTCGCCAATGTCACATCGCCCGCATCGATGTCGTTCGACGTCGCTTCGACACGGCCTTGCCTGACCGTTAGCCGGACGCCTCCAATATTAATGCTGCCAAGCACGGCCGAGCCTGTATCGATCTTTGCAACGCGAGTTTTGTCTGCATAAACCGTCAGTGCACCGCCGGAAATATTTTCAAGATCCACCGTCGGAGCAGTAACGCCGCTGACAGTCGTACCGTCAATATTAAGTTGGTCGACGCGAAGATTCTTAGCAGTAAAATCGGTCGTTTTCGGCAGATCTGTAAGTTGGAAATCGTCAACCGAAAGCTTTTTCGCTTTTATACCCTTTATCGATCCGGCATCGGCCCTGACGTTGTTCAGACCAACCTCGGTCGTGCCTTTGCGATGTTTTACGCGGACATTTTGGCCGGTCACGCCTTGCAAACTAAAATCCTTAGACGAAAGGGACTTGGTATTTCCATTCGGAGCGGAAACATTTACGGTGCCGTTAGCCAGCGAAAATTTCAGGTTTCGCGCTTGCAGCTCGGCAAACTCCAGATCCTTGATCGAGAACTTTTGCGCTCGTCCGCTGCCGGCCTGTGCAGTGAGTTCGCGATCACGAACCTCGGCCGTCGCGTCGCGTAAAAATAAACCGCCTATGCCAAGATCATTCGTTTTTGCGGCCGCAGCCTGAAGCTCGCCCAGCCACCGAAAATCAGTTCCCGTCCCACGTACGTTTCCCGACAGCTTGAGAAAATCAACGCGAAAATCTTCGAACGTCAACATCTCTGCCACGGCAGTTCCGTTTGCTTCGTAATTGGCATTCGTTCCGGCAACAGTCGCCTCGACGTTCACGGCCTTGAGGTAAACGCCGTTCGCACGCAGGCTCTGAGCATCTGCCTCGCCTTCGATCCTATAAGTCTCGCCTTCGCCGGTCACCTTGCCTTTAAAATTGCCGACACCGACGAGCGAAGTGCCGATCGGTAAAATGCTCGACGCCTGCGTCAGATCGACGCTCGATTGAATATCGAATTCATAACGCGGTGCGGCCCAATCGGTAAGCGTTCCCGTCAGCGTTGATTCACCGATGGGCGTTTTTAATTCAAAACTCTTGATCTCGGCTCCTCGGTTATCTGCTATGCCCGAAGCTCGAATGTCTATGTCCTCCACCGAGCTTTCGTTATATATAAAGTTCGAGTCCGTCGAGGTCAGATCAAATTTGTAGCGTTTCTGTTCATCTGGAACCTCGCGATTCTCCGGCGAAAGAAGAAACAGAACGTTCTTCGCATTACCTGAGACCTTTCGTGACAGATCGCCAAAATGCACGACGCTGTCAGCAAGCGAAAAATCGACCGAGTTGTATTTGAAATTTACGGACGATCCGCGCTCATCCTCGACGAGTTTAAGGTTTGCAAAATTCGAACGCCCGTTCTCGTCAAACTTTACCCAAGCCTCGGCTCCCTTGATCTCGGTCTTATCTATACTGATGTCGCGGCTCAATTGCCATGCGTAAAGGTTCTGGACCGTCAACAAAAGATGAGCATCGCGGATAAAGAAAAGTTTCTCGCCACTTACGCGATCGTTAAATGTCGCGTTTTTGAGTTCGAGTTCGAGCGGATTGACCGTGACGCGAAAAACATCGGCACTAAAATCAACGCCGATGTCAGCCATCTTTGTAACAAACTGCGTCTTTACATAGTTGTTAAAAACGCCGCTACGGTAAATGATGAACGAAAAAAGCACAAGCAAAAACGCCGCCGCCGCAAGCACCACAGCCGCGATCACGCCATTGCGCCGCGTAAAAAACCGTCTGCGCATGATCTGCGGTGACGGTTCCTGCGGTTCACTGTTTTCGTTCTCGTCTTCGGGCATATCGATCAGCAATTAAACTTTGTGTCCTTTGTGTCTTCTCTCCGCGCCCTCCGTGTTAAAAATTTGATTAAACACAAAGGACACAAAGAATCTCCACAAAGAGCACAGAGAAATCTACAAGCTCACCGTCTCGACTATCTCAAGGTCAAACGCATCCAGAGCATTTACCTTCGGCGGATGATTAGACAGCAGCCGAATTTTCTTGACGCCGAGATCTTTTAATATCTGCGCGCCGATGCCGTAATCGTGAACTTTTCCATAACCCGTCTCACGTTTTGCCGTCTGAAAGTCCATTCCCTGCTCCTGCATCAGCGCATAGGTCCTGAGCTGATTCACAAGATCAAGGTTATTCTCTCGCTGGCGCAAATACAGTATGACGCCATAACCTGCTTCTGAGATCTTTTGGAGAGAGGTTTGCACAGCGTTTGACGCTTCGCCTAAGCCGACGCCAAACATCGCAAACGTGACGTTCTCGGTTTGGACGCGAACTATCACAGGCTCGGTTGCACTCGAAACGTCGCCCATCGCCAGCGCAAGATGCGTTTCGCCGTTCACCTCGTTCTCATAAAGCACCGCCCGAAACGTCCCAAACTGCGTCGGCAGGTCCGTTTCAACAACGCGCTTCACCAATGTTTCTTTATGGATTCGATAACGAACAAGGTCGGCGACTGAGATGATCTTCAGCCCATGTTTCTCCGCAAAAACTTCAAGCTCCGGCATCCGCGCCATCGTGCCGTCGTCGTTCATGATCTCGCAGATAACAGCCGCCGGCTGCAATCCCGCGATCCGCGCAATATCAACGCTCGCCTCAGTTTGCCCAACGCGCACAAGCACGCCGCCATTCTTTGCCCGCAAAGGAAAAACATGCCCCGGCCGCGCCAGATCCGAAGCTTTCGACTTCGGATCGACCGCAGTTAATATCGTCTTCGCCCGATCAGCCGCCGAAATGCCCGTCGTCACACCTTCGCGAGCCTCGATCGAAGTCGTAAACGCCGTGCCCATGCTCGAGGTGTTTTCCGTTGTCTGCGGGAACAGTTGTAGCTCATTACAGCGCTCCTCGGTCAACGGCATACAGATCAAACCGCGGCCATGCACCGCCATAAAATTAATGATCTCCGGCGTCACCATCTCCGCCGCGCAGACGAGATCGCCCTCATTTTCACGGTCCTCGTCATCCACGACGATTATCATTTTTCCGTCGCGGATGTCGCGCGCGGCATCTTCTATCGAGGCTAAAGGCATTTTTGATCTCAACGTGGGCGCGAAAAAAAAGGCGCCGCTATGCGTGTGTTAACTAAATTCTAACGAATGGCGGGCATTTAGGCGAATAAAAACGGGGTGATCGCCGTCGCTTTTGTCTTTTTGGCGCAACTTGTCACAATATCCACTTATGCTGCAGCCGCAAAGGGTCCGATTGCTAAAGGTCCTCCTACATATAATCTTTCTGCTCTCAGGTGTTACCGCTGTCCTCGTCGGTCCGATCCTGCCGGTGCTCGCAAAGCATTTTGCGCTAAATGACCTGGAGGTCAGCTTCTTTTTCCCGGCTCAATTTGCGGGTTCGCTGACGGGCTCATTTATCACGAGCCGTTTAGCGAAACACAATAAATATATGACCGCGGCGATCATCGGCGGCGTCATGATGGCGATCGGTATGTTGCTGATGAACGCTGATTCGTTCGCGGGTTGTCTGGTTGGATTTTTTGTCAACGGACTCGGCATCGGGCTGACGCTGCCGTCGATCAATATGATGATAGTCGAGGTCGAACCCGAACGCCCCGCAGCCGCTCTCAGCTTTCTAAACTTCTGCTGGGGCGTCGGAGCGATCCTCTGCAAACCGTTCGTCGATCTTTTCAGCACGCCGGACAGCATCGGGCTGACGACTATAATTCTCGCCGTACCGCTTCTGGTATTTTCGCTGTTGCTGCGTCTCGCGGCCGGCCCGTCAAAGCAAGCCGCTGCACAAACAGTCAAAGACACCGACGCCGACTACGAACCGATCTGGCGAATGCCGATCGCGTGGGCCATCGCCTTTTTCAACTTCGTCCACGTCGGTTTCGAAAGCGGCATGGGCGGTTGGCTGACCACCTACACCGACCGGCTCGAAGGCCAGCCGATCACCACCTGGCTGTCGCCAACGCTGCTCTATTTCCTGTTCTTCGTCATCGGCCGCGGAGCCGCTCCGCTCCTGTTTCGCTTTCTGAACGAGAATAAAATGCTCTTCCTCGGCCTCGCAATAGTCCTCGTGGGAATGGCACTTACGCTGTCTGCTCACACAATTCTTGCGTTAAGCCTCGGCTCATCCATCGCCGGATTTGGCACCTCGTGGATATTCCCGACCAACGTCTCGCGATTCTCAAAAACCTTTGGCCCTGCCGCCAACCGACGCGCAACCCCGCTATTCATGTTCGGCACCCTCGGCGCCGCGTCAGTAACATGGCTCATCGGCTTCATCTCCAACCAAACCGGCAACCTCCGCTCCGGAATGTATGTGCTGGTCGTGAGCGTCGTTGTCCTTATCGTCGTCCAAATAGGATTGAGCGTTAAAACATTGAGAATCGAGAAAAAGTATTGACAGCCTGTATAGCCTGGATGAGGAGTTGATCCGTCATGTGAGATCAAAACTATACGTATTGTATGCAGCGATCAACATACAATGAGTATCAATTCAGTGAATAGTTAATAGTTAACAGTGATGGCCGCAAAATAATTACATTGTGGTCACATTTTGACGCAGTTGAGTCGGCAAGGCAATGAGGAACAAAATGTGGTAGCCATGTGATCTAGATCGCGGCGGCGCTAGGTTGATGTGGGCGAGGCATAAGCCATTATCTCGCTCTTTTGGCTCGCGGGATTCCGTGGCCGGCGCGGACGCGGTAGTTGAGTTCGAGGATCAGGACGCCGTCTTCGATGATTGCGGATGGGAATCGTACGGTGTAGTCGAGGCTGATGTCGTGCTTTCGTATAAAACGCAGCTTCTAAAACAGCTTTCTGAAAGCAAGAAATTTACTTAGATTAGCTGACGACGTTCGGTGGCTGGCGTGGTCGGCGGTGGCCGTCGAGACGGCTGTTTTGCGGGCGAGGCGGCGAAATCGGCAGAGCCAACCGGTGGTCGACTAGTGGAAATCGCAAAAAACGACGTTTTTAGAGCTGAAATTGTCTTAAATATGAAATTTTCCGATGGCTTTTTGAGGGTCTCCGATGGCTTTTTGGGGGTCGAGCGATGGCTTTTTGACCCTTTCCGATGGCGCAAACCCGCCGCGACGCATTTTTTATGCACTGAGATCGAGAGTTTTTAAATAATTTCGAAATTCTTCACCTAGGTCTTCGCGTTTTAGAGCAAGTTCGACAGTTGCCATCAAAAAGCCCAGTTTATCGCCCGCATCGTGGCGTTTTCCTTCGAGTTTGACCGCGTAGAAAGGCCTTTCTTTCAACAAAATACGCATCGCGTCGGTGATCTGTATCTCGCCGCCGGCACCAGGCTTGGTTTGCTCGATCGCCTTGAAAATATCAGGCGTAAAAATATACCTTCCAATAATGGCCAGATCGGACGGAGCGTCAGCAAATTTCGGCTTTTCGACCATGTCCTTGATCTTGTAAACATTAGGTTCGACCTCGTCGGCATCGATCACTCCGAACCGCGAGATGTCTTCTCCGGCGACCTGCATCGTGGCTATAACAGGAGCATTATACTTCTCAAAAACCTCGACCATCTGTTTTAAGGCAGGTTTTTCGGCGTCCACAATGTCGTCCGCCAGCAATGCCGCAAACGGCTCATTGCCGACAAAATCCTTTGCCTGATAGATCGCATGGCCAAGGCCCAAAGCCTGTTTTTGCCGCGTGTAGCTGATATGAACCATGTCCGAGATCGCCCGCACCGCCTCAAAAAGCCCTTGTTTACCGCGTTCTTTTAGCAGTTGTTCGAGCTCGAACGATATATCGAAATGATTCTCGATCGTGCTTTTGTCACGGCCTGTGATGATCAAAATGGACTCGATGCCGCTTGCGACGGCTTCCTCTATCACATACTGGATAAGGGGTTTATCGACCAGCGGCAGCATTTCTTTAGGCGATGATTTCGTCGCCGGTAGAAACCTTGTACCTAGCCCCGCAGCGGGGAAAACAGCCTTGCGAATTTTGTTTGTCATACCAATTTTGCTAAATTCAACCAACGGGCAGAAACGCGAGTGTTAACGAGCGTGCTTTCGTGCGGTCGGCACGCTCCTTCACAGTCGCGTTTCTGCCTTTTGTGAGATTTTAGGCTAAAAATCGCACAGAAACAACTATTCGTAAGTATTACCGATGCTCGACCTCAATTTTGTAAGAGATAATTTGGATGCGGTTCGCTCAGCGCTGAAAAACCGCAATTTTCCTACCGATTCGCTCGATAAGTTTGTCGAGCTCGACGCCGAGCGCCGCCGCGTCATAGGCGAAGCCGACAAGATCAACCAGCTTAGAAACTCATCAAGTAAAGAGATCGGTGCTCTAATGCAGGCCGGAAATAAGGACGAAGCCGATGCCAAAAAGGCTGAAATTGCAGGGCTAAAAAACAAACAGACTGAGTTTGAGCGGCTTCGCGATGAGTCTGTTGCATCAATGCACGAACTGCTGGCCGGCTTGCCGAATATTCCCGCTGATGACGTCCCGATAGGTGCGGATGAGTCTGCAAACAAAGAGGTTAGGCGTTGGGGTGAGCCGAAAGAATTTGATTTTGAGCCAAAGGACCACGTCGATCTCGGCGAAAAGTTAGGCATTATCGACTTTGAAAGGGCGACAAAGATCGCAGGTTCACGGTTTGCGATCCTTAACGGAGCAGGTGCTCGACTTAGCCGAGCATTGATCAATTTCATGCTTGAGGTCCACACGACCGAGCATGGATATACTGAGACGCTGCCGCCTTTTTTGGTAAATAGAACGGCACTTTTCGGCACAAACCAACTGCCGAAATTTGAAGACGATCTGTTTCATATCAAGGACGATCGAGGCTTTGCTTTGATACCAACGGCCGAAGTTCCGGTCACAAATTATCATTCCGAAGAGATCCTTGACGCATCTGAGCTTCCCAAGTACTTTACGGCTTATACACCATGTTTTCGCAGCGAAGCTGGCAGTTACGGCCGTGATACACGCGGACTAATACGCCAGCATCAGTTTGAAAAAGTGGAGCTTGTAAAGCTGTGTGTGCCCGAAAATTCCGAAGACGAACACGAAAAGCTGACCGCAAACGCCGAACGCATCTTGCAGCTTCTTGGTTTGCCATATCGCACGATGGTCCTTTCCACAGGCGATATGGGCTTTGGCGCCAGAAAGACCTACGACATTGAGGTTTGGCTGCCAAGCCAGAAAACGTATCGCGAAATATCGTCATGTAGTAATTGCGGTGACTTCCAGGCGAGGCGTATGAACACGCGTTTTCGCCGTGCCGGCGGTGCAAAGCCTGAATTTGTTCATACTCTGAACGGCAGCGGCCTGGCTGTAGGCCGAACATGGATAGCTATACTCGAAAACTATCAGCAAGCTGACGGTTCAATTCTTATCCCCGAAGCTTTGCAACCCTATATGAACGGGTTAAAAAGAATTTCCTGATACTATCTTTTTTGATGTTTTTGTTTAATTTTTACGTCGTTGCGGGGAAAAGATCCCGCGGACAAGCCAAAATGTCCTAGAAATATATTGACGTTTAAAAAGCCATCGGAGACCCCCCAAAAAGCCATCGCTAGACCTCAAAAAGCCATCGCTAGACCCCAAAAAGCCATCGGAAAAAAGTGCATTTGAGGGCCAAATCTCCAAAAGACTTTCGTCATATAACCTCACGAACATTGGATCCATCATTTCATCAATCAACGCTGATCTCGTCATTGTTTCGAAAAGGCAGACTCAATATCCTGGTTGAAGGACTCCCGTTCGACAAACTTGACTTTCTTTGAAACGTAATTACTATGTAATTATGAAGGCTCAAATAATTCAGATCGGTAACTCGCAGGGAATCCGAATACCAAAGGTTTTGCTCGAGGACAGCCGGATTACCGGCGAGGTCGATCTCGAACTCCATCCTGACGGCATACTCATCCGTAACACACAGCAGGCAC is a window of Chloracidobacterium sp. DNA encoding:
- a CDS encoding MFS transporter, which gives rise to MLQPQRVRLLKVLLHIIFLLSGVTAVLVGPILPVLAKHFALNDLEVSFFFPAQFAGSLTGSFITSRLAKHNKYMTAAIIGGVMMAIGMLLMNADSFAGCLVGFFVNGLGIGLTLPSINMMIVEVEPERPAAALSFLNFCWGVGAILCKPFVDLFSTPDSIGLTTIILAVPLLVFSLLLRLAAGPSKQAAAQTVKDTDADYEPIWRMPIAWAIAFFNFVHVGFESGMGGWLTTYTDRLEGQPITTWLSPTLLYFLFFVIGRGAAPLLFRFLNENKMLFLGLAIVLVGMALTLSAHTILALSLGSSIAGFGTSWIFPTNVSRFSKTFGPAANRRATPLFMFGTLGAASVTWLIGFISNQTGNLRSGMYVLVVSVVVLIVVQIGLSVKTLRIEKKY
- the galU gene encoding UTP--glucose-1-phosphate uridylyltransferase GalU, with the translated sequence MTNKIRKAVFPAAGLGTRFLPATKSSPKEMLPLVDKPLIQYVIEEAVASGIESILIITGRDKSTIENHFDISFELEQLLKERGKQGLFEAVRAISDMVHISYTRQKQALGLGHAIYQAKDFVGNEPFAALLADDIVDAEKPALKQMVEVFEKYNAPVIATMQVAGEDISRFGVIDADEVEPNVYKIKDMVEKPKFADAPSDLAIIGRYIFTPDIFKAIEQTKPGAGGEIQITDAMRILLKERPFYAVKLEGKRHDAGDKLGFLMATVELALKREDLGEEFRNYLKTLDLSA
- the serS gene encoding serine--tRNA ligase gives rise to the protein MLDLNFVRDNLDAVRSALKNRNFPTDSLDKFVELDAERRRVIGEADKINQLRNSSSKEIGALMQAGNKDEADAKKAEIAGLKNKQTEFERLRDESVASMHELLAGLPNIPADDVPIGADESANKEVRRWGEPKEFDFEPKDHVDLGEKLGIIDFERATKIAGSRFAILNGAGARLSRALINFMLEVHTTEHGYTETLPPFLVNRTALFGTNQLPKFEDDLFHIKDDRGFALIPTAEVPVTNYHSEEILDASELPKYFTAYTPCFRSEAGSYGRDTRGLIRQHQFEKVELVKLCVPENSEDEHEKLTANAERILQLLGLPYRTMVLSTGDMGFGARKTYDIEVWLPSQKTYREISSCSNCGDFQARRMNTRFRRAGGAKPEFVHTLNGSGLAVGRTWIAILENYQQADGSILIPEALQPYMNGLKRIS
- a CDS encoding AbrB/MazE/SpoVT family DNA-binding domain-containing protein, whose translation is MKAQIIQIGNSQGIRIPKVLLEDSRITGEVDLELHPDGILIRNTQQARAGWDEAFKSMAENEDDELEGGNSPTEFEKKEWQW